The sequence attttgaatttcaaatatcggcaaatttaTGGCAAATAGTTTCGCTAacgccaaaatttgcacggtaacccctgagttttattcttgatgttaaaagagaatgattgacagGATCCTGGGGGCCGGGGAAAAACTGagcaaagtctttcacttttgatgcaCATATAATATTACCTGAATTCTAAATGTTGACTGTCATCACATACCTTCTCTCTTGCCTACAGCAATTATTCCATAACGCAAGTGAATTAAGTGAATTCGCTAATGGTAATATTATATGTTGATAAATCAGCGTAAACTTATGAAACACATGCCATGGATTTATGAATTGCTTTGCATGGTTGTCAAATACCGCCTAAAATCGCTCTGTTGAGGACAAGCTTGCACCCTTgacaatttcaaaaatctacgaGTTGCACTTTATCACCTTTGGAGTAtgcttaagcaataaagcacacccagcgacggtataccacgagattttgaacagttcacgacatatatgcacgagcgatagcgagtgcatatatggagtgaactattatatcataacagtatattgaaattctggcgaggAACgactaaaacagatttttgctcaagctgagagctcgcgcgtatgccagccgccgtatatatcgccaatataccacggttctcaaccaatcagatcgctgacAGGTATTTGTGccatgatatgatataatacttGATATAGGCTCAAAAACAATGCAGCAGGTGAACGCCGGCAAACAAAAGTATTCGAGCAAACGAAAAGTGAACATATGCTCCGCAGGGATTGCCTGCTGCTCTGTTGAAAAGTTGTCAGCGATTGGTCCACACGTCTTTACATGTCATTGTTAGACCAATCTTTGGTTTGTGTTACAGATTATGTCTTTCAACGAGTTGTGGGTCAACCCACTCACAGTACGAATACACGACAGCTATCATCATTATATTAATCCTGTCCAAAGTTTCAATTAGATATCATTTTGATTCCACTTCAGAAAGGTTTATGGCGCGGTAGTCACTCTTATACGCTCGTGATTTTGAAAATCTACCACCATTTGCAAGCCTATTGTATGATATATATTTGACGGGTGTTAACTTCTTTTATGTGTACTTTGGAAGTGAAACCATACAGAGCAACCTGTTGAATCCACAAGTATAAAGTTCTTTGAAGTGTTGACAGTGTTTATATCGCCTTTATTGCCAGCACAAAGAGATTAAAAAGAGGAACACGCAGTTAAATTTAGACACGGAAGCGGAAGTATCAGGACCAGTCATTGAGACTCGAGCATGTCTGGTATAGACTCCTGGTTGGTTTCTGTGGAGTCTCGGACGTGGCGAATATAGACCCCagcatttaaggtagaacgcgcctcgggacagatagtcggactctcaaatttttacaattattttctgatctatcactggttcttttctgatctatcacttgtgggagctcttggagaaagaaaaactttcaccgtcttagttttatgaaaatctaaaatttatgtccccccccccccccatagaATTAATACAGGAatggcgtccattttgaatttcaaataccgcaaaatgttgggtaattggGAACCTTTCAttcaggaaattttgagcaaaattttagcatttcactttctaggcgcatacaaccttaagtAGCGACTCTGACACGTTTACTGTGAACTGGAAGATAACTTTCCGTGAATTAGTAAATAACTTTCTGTCGTCCTAATCGTAGCACAGCGCAACGTTTAAAACTACATTCATGGTCACCTCTCTGAGTGTAATATATAGTATTTTAATCTTTTGTCCTTTTTCCCGCTAAAATAGAGATATATCAAAGCCACATATGCTACTTGTGTGCTTGTGTTGACATCACAATATTCCACTCATCACAAATATTCTGTAAATACTAGCCACTGAGCAAAATAGTCTATAGGGCTTACTACATTTACTGCAACATTTGTTTATAACAGAATGGGCAAGCAAATATGCCAGCTTTCACTTTATGtttcataatttgaaatttcctgccattttcaaaaaaaaattggtcaTATTATGAAGAAAACAGGGAATAAAAATTGAAGTGGAGACATGTGTGACACTTAGTGTCATATGTGCCACTGCGCCACAACATTTTGCTTTTGTAAGGCTACCAACTCATATCTGCATAAAGTCTGCCGGATTTGTTTTTAAGTTTTGGGAGTAGTCTAGGTCACCCAGACTGTACTACGAGCCTCGAAGTATAGTATTAGTAACCGAGACCAGCATGGGGGTGGCCACATTTGAATTGGACCTCCATTAATTCAAACTTGTTCATGGCGAATAATACTAGTATACACATTCTTCAGTAAGAAAATTAACATGAACTAATTTAGTATGAAAGTAAGACCCAACAACGAAGGAAGTTGCTGCTTATTGGCCTATATATAAAATCGAAGCAATGCTACAATCAGGTACTCTGGTTTTGCAGACCTCAAAGGTTTTATCACTCGTAATAAACCTCACTCTCATTGTTATTTTCCCGATCAACCACACACCGTACATCACCGCACATGATTGGCAGATGGTAAGCCGTGGGTCTCGACGGAAACGGCACACCCCGGCTTGCAATCTGGAGGATGTGTACTCTACTACCGGAGTCTTCGCTGAGGTCTGGGTGATCACCAAGGCTGCATGGGAACCCGCAGGTGAAATCTAGATTCGGGAAGTCTCTATCAACAATATCCTCCACATACTCATAGAGACACTTGTACAAATGAAACGAGTCGACAACGCGTCTTCTTCTGAGGGTCACTTTGATAAGGTTCTGTTCGGGTACCGGCTGGAATAGCTGTATCATAAACACATGCATGTGGAAGCAGAATCGAGCTGCAGACCTAGTCGGTCTATGTTTCGTGTTATCCGTCCATCTAGCCATGCCCGATTGGCACTTTGCAATGAGTCTAGTGAAAACAAACTCCGGGTTaaaagcctcaaaattgaaacagaATATTCTGTCGTCTGTCTTCGGCCGCCAGAATTCTCCTTCGGGTGCTGAGGGTAACATGGACGGTACCAGGTAGAATCGGCCTGAGCAGTCAGCAGAGCAATCATGGGAGCCTTCACTAGTTTGGGCGTGTTGAGTACATCCCGGGGCGATGATGCAGTTGTGCTGCAGAAGAAGAACAAGCATAGACGCACTATTCTCATCAAAGTTTGCCTCTTCGAGAATATGGCTAAGGAGTTTGGCCCGGAGAATACTTCGAGTTTTATACAGACGCCAATCTTCAGCAAACTCGGGGTTTCTTTCGTGTTCTTGGGGAATAGACCTTAAAGCCCTTGTTGCTTCAGCTAAACTTCTTGGGTCAATAATAAGGGTTTTGCTTGTTTGTCCTTCGCGTAACGTCTGACAAATGATATCGCCACAAACGTGGAAGAGTTCTACTATGGTTTTGTACTGTTCGAAGCTTTGTAGGTCAAACGATTCTGCAGACTGTTCAAGTACTGTCTCTAAATCGCAGACAAAGTGGTCTACCTGCCCTGCTGTACTCATAAGCCTCTCTCTGAGGAGACCCAGCCACCTGACCGGAATTCTGTAGTCACTCGATCCTCTAACTGCTGTCTCCCAAATCATTTGCCGGAGAGTTAATCCTTCCTCGTCTAGGGGCAAAGAATTCTCTACGGCAAAAACGATGGAATTGCTGTGCCTGTTGACAACGAACATGTTCACATATTTACTTTGGTCGTAAAGTCTGGTGTGCAGTGCTGTTGAAATGCTGTCTACTCCAATATCTGAAGGCACACAATTCCTGTGTGTACCAACGACGAAGACTCTCCCACAGGGGTTGTTGGCCCTCATCTTAATGACGGTCAACCAATAAATCAGTCTCTTGACGACCCAATCGAGGTCACGAGCAGCCTCGACTATGTTAAACACAACTACATACACGGCTTCTTTGGCCAGAAAGAGTTGATGGGCATCATAATAACAGACCTGCCCTGCGTAATCTGAAATGTTTAGCTTGGTTTTCGCTGGCCCACACCGGCGACTGTAGTCCCATTTCCTTATGAGTTCACGGATTTTCAGCACGGGAAAGGGACATGTGCGTAGACGGTATGGAAGAAAACCACAGTACCACGATAAATTCATTGCCGACGGTATTCCGATCATTACAAATGTCTGTACGTTTATATCACTAATGGTGGCCAAGTCTAAAAATTTCCAGGCCATGACGTATTTCCCCACGAAGATGCCGAAACAAAAACCAACAGAATATTGGatcagcaaaaattgtatgtTATCGACGATTTCTTTGTTCCTGAGAAGCGTCAGACCATAATGAGCACCCATCACGAAGACAATACACCATACAGAACCTAGTAAAAAACACGTCGGTATCACTTGCACCGCAAAGAGGAAAAACGGTAGGAAGATGACGAGGCCTCGAGCTAGTTTATTGCCGCTGTAAAAAAGGATAAACGCTGTTGCCATAAACGAGACCGAGTTCATATTGAACAAGAACGCATGGCACTGCCTTTCAACTTGTTCTCCGGGATGCATGACCACGAAGGCGAAAAAAAGTCCCGGGAGCAGGCGGCATCCAATGCTTACTCCGTAGACGAACCAGAACGCCGTCATGCAAATGAGACAGCTGTACGACATGGCGTACTCGCCTGCAGGAGTGGAGCGGGCGCAAGCGAAGGGTAGAGTACTCGCCTTCAACAATAGCAACACGAAGGCCTGGACGTCTGCCATCATGTACGGTCCGCTAAATAATGTTGTTTCCAAATACCATACCATCATGCACAGCAAAAACGCCACTTTGTCGTCACAAAAGCCCAGGAGCATTTCCATGTTGTAAACTTGAAGAAAGAGCACAGACACCAAAAAAAACCTACTTGCTTGCGATAAAGTTTGCATAGTACATCTGCTAAGAAAGTTCTTCACTGTTTGGAACGCAATCATTTCTTGTGCTTCTTCGTCAATAGAAGTCTCCGTGACTTTCCAGTCTTCTCCAACTGGTGTCGATTCGACGAAGACGGTGCTATGTTCCACTCCGTCAGTTGGTTCTTCATCAGGACAAAATCGCTGCTCCACGAGCAATCGTTTCAGGCTTGTTTTTCCCACACGAGCGTCCCCGAGAATTTCGACTCTGTGTCGGTCGTACGTCACCATCCCTTCGGTGGCGCGGACGAAGTGACTTTCAACTTCGGGGTTCCACATCATACTCTGGACCTCGGCCGAATACCCGAGGTTGTCGTCGAATTCCATTTCAATGTACCTGTATTTGGGAAAGTAATATTTGTAATCATTAGTAGCGCTCTGGAAATGATAAAATGGTGTTTTTGACGTGTCTTTGTTCATTATGTTACCTGAAAAATAACGTCAAATTGTCTAATATATTATTAACAGCATTGCATATGCCGGACATAATGCATTTTACTGAAAGGGGTACTGCCTTGTACTTCATCATACTTCAGAAAGTGGAATAAATAGACATACTTGTTCCcttatacaaaataattataagatcATCAATAGTTACAGATACATTGTCCTTTTAAGGAAACCATTGGTGTAAGTACACACCGCTCAGTTTCCTTTcaccatatttatttattttttacactTTTATAGAGCGGCTGGTAAAGTAATTTGCATCTGGATTcataaatataaaaagaaaaagattaCGTACAAAACTAAAGTAAATCACAAAGGCACGTTGTTTTTGACATGTTCTTTCAAGTCATATTGAATGTACTCAGACAGAATAATTGCCTTATTTCAGTCGGTAATGAATTCCAAACTCATATGACACggaaatgaaaattatgttgTCCAACATTTCAAACGCAAATCTAGGTACATACCAATCGTGATAATAAAAAGAAGACTGTGTATAGTAATCATGAATATCTTTGTGGTtagtaaatgaaataaatactgTAGTTCAGAGCCATTCAcacatttgaaacttaaaattgccataaaataaaaaaattctgatcgacataaaaaaaacaacccaaaaaacagaaaacaaaaaagaaaataaagcatCAGAGGGGAAGATTGAGGGAAATAAGTTTATCTAATCTAATTTTTCTCCCAGTAATCTCTTCTTGCTTCTTACAGTTATCTAATCTTCTCTCGAAAGCATGTTTAATCACGCCTTTCCTTGTTTGGCCAGAGTAAgcaaattcttttgttttgagtCATATTGAAAGGTAAGCTGTTCAAAAGCATGTACTGATACTTTTATACAAACAAGTTTAATATTTACTTGATTGACATGTTTCCATGTAATATGAGCGCGCATTCAAAATGAAAGCGGACACTTCTTTCCGACCTCCATAATTTGCACTGTGATCTGAAACTCTGCACGCATGCAGTTTTAAGGTCCAAGtcactttacaaaaatgtttatcaaagatTTTGTAGGCAGAAAAGCTGTGCGGTAAATTCAAATTCTGTTTACCATGAAACTCCAAAAAACAGTTGACGTAAAACTCGCATGTAATGAAAACAAGTTTAAAAGTTTATTGAAAGACTTTAGTATGACTCGCATTTCGTTGCAAAAAGAATTGTATTtggttttttgggtttttttgtatCCTGTCAACTTATGTTTGCTGTATTTATTGGCGTGAGCCCCGAAGAATATTACTCATTAGAGTAAATTGgtcacaatacaatgataatacACTGTGAAATGTGTCATGTATGTTGATGTTTATTCGAAGTATGCATTTAATACAAGATTTAATACCATTATATAAtacttgtacattttttgtacttttacgCAAAGTAACATAGACACGGAAACATTCAAATTCAAACGAATCGAGGTCGTAACACAGTCAACACTAACCGCCTGAAGATGATTTTGTCATCGAATATCGGCATACACTTATCTTCATCACAGTTCTAGTTATTCTACGTGAATTAGCGCACACTGTTCAGCTTACATCTCAGGTATGCACGAGCAACTCCGCTTAAGTTTGAATCAGACGGTTCCAAAACAAGCGTAAAAATGAATCCAGGTGCGTGTATCAGGCTAAGTCGATagaaattatattatatatatatatatatatatatatatatatatatatatatatatatatatatatatatatatatatatatatatatatatatatatgcctgaATATACGCCTGAATCTAGGTCATTGACACAGACTGCCACAGAAATGATATTCAAAACACGTTGACCATGAACTTGGATTTCTGGCTACCTAGAAGTGACTTGAACAACCCCCAAGCTTAGTAATAAGGCCccccaaaataaataaataaagaaataaattgtgctgttccgataacatggttgtgtaggtaggtcggcaggaaatatttttccaaaatatttttatttttaaatatgcatttttcaggggtttaGGGCGatcaaaaatgtatcatacatataaaaggaagaaaacatatgaaagacatcctcgttcaagcaaaaatattaatcaaatgc comes from Ptychodera flava strain L36383 chromosome 8, AS_Pfla_20210202, whole genome shotgun sequence and encodes:
- the LOC139139238 gene encoding uncharacterized protein, which produces MEFDDNLGYSAEVQSMMWNPEVESHFVRATEGMVTYDRHRVEILGDARVGKTSLKRLLVEQRFCPDEEPTDGVEHSTVFVESTPVGEDWKVTETSIDEEAQEMIAFQTVKNFLSRCTMQTLSQASRFFLVSVLFLQVYNMEMLLGFCDDKVAFLLCMMVWYLETTLFSGPYMMADVQAFVLLLLKASTLPFACARSTPAGEYAMSYSCLICMTAFWFVYGVSIGCRLLPGLFFAFVVMHPGEQVERQCHAFLFNMNSVSFMATAFILFYSGNKLARGLVIFLPFFLFAVQVIPTCFLLGSVWCIVFVMGAHYGLTLLRNKEIVDNIQFLLIQYSVGFCFGIFVGKYVMAWKFLDLATISDINVQTFVMIGIPSAMNLSWYCGFLPYRLRTCPFPVLKIRELIRKWDYSRRCGPAKTKLNISDYAGQVCYYDAHQLFLAKEAVYVVVFNIVEAARDLDWVVKRLIYWLTVIKMRANNPCGRVFVVGTHRNCVPSDIGVDSISTALHTRLYDQSKYVNMFVVNRHSNSIVFAVENSLPLDEEGLTLRQMIWETAVRGSSDYRIPVRWLGLLRERLMSTAGQVDHFVCDLETVLEQSAESFDLQSFEQYKTIVELFHVCGDIICQTLREGQTSKTLIIDPRSLAEATRALRSIPQEHERNPEFAEDWRLYKTRSILRAKLLSHILEEANFDENSASMLVLLLQHNCIIAPGCTQHAQTSEGSHDCSADCSGRFYLVPSMLPSAPEGEFWRPKTDDRIFCFNFEAFNPEFVFTRLIAKCQSGMARWTDNTKHRPTRSAARFCFHMHVFMIQLFQPVPEQNLIKVTLRRRRVVDSFHLYKCLYEYVEDIVDRDFPNLDFTCGFPCSLGDHPDLSEDSGSRVHILQIASRGVPFPSRPTAYHLPIMCGDVRCVVDRENNNESEVYYE